In a genomic window of Saccharothrix sp. HUAS TT1:
- a CDS encoding proline racemase family protein: MRASRMFSAVDSHTEGMPTRVVTGGVGVIPGATMNERRLHFVEHLDHVRRLLVNEPRGHSAMSGAILQPPTRPDADFGVLYIEVSGCLPMCGHGTIGVATVLVETGMVEVTEPVTTIRLDTPAGLVVAEVAVRDGHADSVTLRNVPSYCDRLDEVVEVPGLGAVRYSLAFGGNFYAMVDLDQVGLPFDRARKDDILAAGLAIMDAVNTSAPPAHPEIEGVDHCHHVEFIAPGSDARHSRHAMAIHPGWFDRSPCGTGTSARMAELHARGELPLGRDFVNESFIGSRFTGRLVAETTVGGRPAVVPTITGRAWVTGVGQYLLDPTDPYPAGFEF, encoded by the coding sequence GTGCGCGCGTCGCGGATGTTCTCCGCCGTCGACTCGCACACCGAGGGCATGCCGACGCGGGTGGTGACCGGCGGCGTCGGCGTCATCCCCGGGGCCACCATGAACGAGCGGCGGCTGCACTTCGTCGAACACCTCGACCACGTGCGGCGGCTGCTGGTCAACGAGCCGCGCGGCCACTCGGCGATGAGCGGCGCGATCCTGCAGCCGCCCACCCGTCCCGACGCGGACTTCGGCGTGCTCTACATCGAGGTGTCCGGCTGCCTGCCCATGTGCGGGCACGGCACGATCGGGGTGGCCACGGTGCTGGTCGAGACCGGCATGGTCGAGGTGACCGAGCCGGTGACCACGATCCGGCTGGACACCCCGGCCGGGCTGGTGGTGGCCGAGGTGGCGGTCCGCGACGGGCACGCCGACAGCGTGACCCTGCGCAACGTCCCGTCGTACTGCGACCGGCTCGACGAGGTGGTGGAGGTGCCGGGGCTCGGCGCGGTCCGCTACAGCCTGGCGTTCGGCGGCAACTTCTACGCGATGGTCGACCTCGACCAGGTCGGGCTGCCGTTCGACCGGGCGCGCAAGGACGACATCCTGGCCGCCGGGTTGGCGATCATGGACGCCGTCAACACCTCCGCGCCGCCCGCGCACCCGGAGATCGAGGGCGTCGACCACTGCCACCACGTGGAGTTCATCGCGCCGGGCTCGGACGCGCGGCACTCGCGGCACGCGATGGCCATCCACCCCGGCTGGTTCGACCGCTCGCCGTGCGGCACCGGCACGTCCGCGCGGATGGCCGAGCTGCACGCGCGCGGCGAGCTGCCGCTGGGGCGGGACTTCGTCAACGAGTCCTTCATCGGCAGCCGGTTCACCGGTCGCCTGGTGGCCGAGACGACCGTCGGCGGGCGGCCCGCGGTGGTGCCGACCATCACCGGCCGCGCCTGGGTGACCGGGGTGGGGCAGTACCTGCTCGACCCGACCGACCCGTACCCGGCGGGGTTCGAGTTCTGA
- a CDS encoding NAD(P)/FAD-dependent oxidoreductase produces MVAPDRVVVVGAGIVGAAIARALARAGVAVTVVDRGASAGGASASGEGNLLVSDKEPGAELALARRSLASWSRVEDELRDELPADFPGLELERKGGLVVATTEAGAAALHELADAQRAVGVRAEAVGDDRVRELEPDLTPHRTAAVFYPEDMQVQPVVATEALLAAARRHGARVLQGVEVTGPVLDRGRLVGAATTAGALPADAVVLAAGPWSGAVAARFGVVLPVAPRRGTVLVTSRMPQRVRHKVYDADYVGAVGSDAADLQVSGVVESTAAGTVLIGSSRERRGFDERIEAGVLAALAAKALLLFPFLADVQVMRAYGGFRPFVPDHLPVIGPDHRLPGLWHATGHEGAGIGLSLATAEVLCGQVVRDGPGEDPLAAAFRLDRPTLLPHLGGAAR; encoded by the coding sequence GTGGTCGCCCCCGATCGGGTAGTCGTCGTGGGCGCGGGCATCGTCGGCGCGGCGATCGCCCGCGCCCTGGCCCGCGCCGGCGTCGCGGTCACCGTCGTGGACCGCGGCGCCAGTGCGGGCGGCGCCTCCGCGAGCGGCGAGGGGAACCTGCTCGTCTCCGACAAGGAACCCGGCGCCGAACTCGCGCTCGCGCGGCGCTCGCTCGCCTCCTGGTCGCGCGTCGAGGACGAGTTGCGCGACGAGCTGCCCGCGGACTTCCCCGGACTGGAGCTGGAGCGCAAGGGCGGCCTCGTCGTCGCCACCACCGAGGCGGGCGCGGCGGCGCTGCACGAGCTGGCCGACGCCCAGCGCGCCGTCGGCGTCCGGGCCGAGGCGGTCGGCGACGACCGCGTCCGGGAACTCGAACCCGACCTCACCCCGCACCGCACCGCGGCCGTGTTCTACCCCGAGGACATGCAGGTGCAGCCGGTCGTCGCCACCGAGGCGCTGCTCGCCGCCGCGCGCCGCCACGGCGCGCGGGTGCTCCAGGGCGTCGAGGTCACCGGCCCGGTGCTCGACCGGGGCAGGCTCGTCGGGGCCGCGACCACCGCCGGAGCGCTGCCCGCCGACGCGGTGGTGCTCGCCGCCGGCCCCTGGTCCGGCGCGGTCGCCGCGCGGTTCGGGGTCGTGCTCCCGGTCGCGCCCCGGCGGGGCACCGTGCTCGTCACCTCCCGGATGCCGCAGCGGGTGCGGCACAAGGTCTACGACGCCGACTACGTGGGCGCGGTCGGTTCCGACGCGGCCGACCTGCAGGTGTCCGGCGTGGTCGAGTCGACGGCGGCGGGCACCGTCCTCATCGGCTCCTCCCGCGAGCGGCGCGGGTTCGACGAGCGGATCGAGGCGGGGGTCCTTGCCGCGCTCGCCGCCAAGGCGCTGCTGCTGTTCCCGTTCCTCGCCGACGTCCAGGTCATGCGCGCGTACGGCGGCTTCCGCCCGTTCGTCCCCGACCACCTGCCGGTGATCGGCCCCGACCACCGGCTGCCCGGCCTGTGGCACGCCACCGGGCACGAGGGCGCGGGCATCGGCCTGAGCCTGGCCACCGCCGAGGTGCTGTGCGGCCAGGTCGTGCGCGACGGGCCCGGCGAGGACCCGCTGGCCGCCGCGTTCCGGCTGGACCGCCCGACCCTGCTCCCGCACCTCGGAGGCGCCGCCCGATGA
- a CDS encoding MEDS domain-containing protein, whose translation MRRSGLTDRVSGLGAHDHVCWHYRDGQEFRARAREFLADGLDRGLQVWYVAAGAVAELAEDLRGDDSLAAALRTGAARVVSLDATYPVGAVVEPASQVRAYADATAAALAAGFAGLRVAADCTPLVRTPDQLAAFARYEHLVDHHMADHPFSAMCAYSAVEVDADAFDRIACMHPGTNSPSPGFRLHAAGDRVVALGGELDLHNEDLFALALRQAELRPRGGTVVLDARELDFVDHRALIRLSSHVAAFDSEVVLRSPWTGVTTLVDLLGLDNIRVEAVS comes from the coding sequence ATGCGCCGATCAGGTCTGACGGACCGGGTGAGCGGACTGGGCGCGCACGACCACGTGTGCTGGCACTACCGCGACGGGCAGGAGTTCCGCGCCCGGGCCCGCGAGTTCCTGGCCGACGGGCTCGACCGCGGCCTGCAGGTCTGGTACGTCGCCGCCGGCGCGGTGGCAGAGCTGGCGGAGGACCTGCGCGGCGACGACTCCCTCGCCGCGGCGCTGCGGACCGGCGCCGCCCGGGTCGTCTCGCTGGACGCCACCTACCCGGTCGGGGCGGTGGTCGAGCCCGCCTCCCAGGTCCGGGCCTACGCCGACGCCACGGCGGCGGCCCTGGCGGCCGGGTTCGCCGGCCTGCGCGTCGCCGCCGACTGCACGCCGCTGGTGCGCACCCCGGACCAGCTGGCGGCCTTCGCCCGCTACGAGCACCTGGTCGACCACCACATGGCCGACCACCCGTTCTCGGCGATGTGCGCCTACTCGGCCGTCGAGGTCGACGCCGACGCGTTCGACCGGATCGCCTGCATGCACCCGGGCACCAACAGCCCCTCACCGGGCTTCCGGCTGCACGCCGCGGGCGACCGGGTGGTCGCGCTGGGCGGTGAGCTGGACCTGCACAACGAGGACCTGTTCGCCCTCGCGCTGCGGCAGGCCGAGCTGCGCCCGCGGGGCGGGACGGTGGTGCTGGACGCGCGGGAGCTGGACTTCGTGGACCACCGCGCCCTCATTCGCCTGTCCTCGCACGTCGCCGCCTTCGACTCGGAGGTCGTGCTGCGCTCCCCGTGGACGGGCGTGACCACCCTGGTGGACCTGCTCGGCCTGGACAACATCCGCGTGGAGGCCGTCTCGTGA
- a CDS encoding (2Fe-2S)-binding protein: MTDIHVEVDGTPVAGLAGQSIAALLLASGRTSWRRTREGRPRGVFCGIGACFDCVVTVNGLRDVRACLRRAVDGDRVELQEDDRA, translated from the coding sequence ATGACGGACATCCACGTCGAGGTCGACGGAACGCCCGTCGCGGGCCTGGCGGGCCAGAGCATCGCCGCGCTCCTGCTCGCCTCCGGCCGCACCTCGTGGCGCCGCACCCGCGAGGGCCGGCCGCGCGGCGTGTTCTGCGGGATCGGCGCCTGCTTCGACTGCGTCGTCACCGTCAACGGCCTGCGCGACGTGCGCGCCTGCCTGCGCCGCGCCGTCGACGGCGACCGCGTCGAGCTGCAGGAGGACGACCGTGCCTGA
- a CDS encoding helix-turn-helix transcriptional regulator, which yields MRADRLMAVLLLLQQREQLTAADVARELEVSERTARRDLDALAMAGVPVYSTRGRGGGWRLVGGARTDLSGLTAGEARALFLVAGPASTATPTVKAALRKLVRALPEPFRAQAEAAASSLVVDPQRWGSSRVEHRPPPRFLDQLQDAVIRGAQVRLGYVDSTGAGTERTVHPLGVVAKGPLWYLVCDTEAGRRTFRVDRVSSADPTGDPVRRPDDFDLAASWREIADEVDRRRTPLEARATCAPDGLARLRMVLRDRLEVGGPTTDGRVEVVIRGYNEYALAGELAGLVEWLEVTGPEEVRDRLASIGEALVERYG from the coding sequence GTGCGAGCCGACCGGCTGATGGCCGTCCTCCTGCTGCTGCAACAGCGCGAGCAGCTGACCGCGGCGGACGTCGCCCGGGAGCTGGAGGTGTCCGAGCGCACCGCCCGCCGTGACCTCGACGCCCTGGCGATGGCCGGTGTGCCCGTCTACTCCACGCGGGGCCGGGGCGGCGGCTGGCGCCTCGTGGGCGGCGCCCGCACCGACCTGTCCGGGCTGACCGCGGGTGAGGCCCGCGCCCTGTTCCTGGTCGCCGGTCCGGCCTCGACCGCGACGCCGACCGTGAAAGCTGCGCTGCGCAAGCTCGTCCGCGCCCTGCCGGAGCCCTTCCGGGCGCAGGCCGAGGCGGCGGCGTCGTCGCTGGTCGTGGACCCGCAGCGGTGGGGGTCGAGCCGGGTCGAGCACCGGCCGCCGCCCCGCTTCCTCGACCAGCTCCAGGACGCGGTGATCCGCGGCGCCCAGGTGCGGCTCGGCTACGTCGACAGCACCGGCGCCGGGACCGAGAGGACCGTCCACCCGCTGGGCGTCGTCGCCAAGGGCCCGTTGTGGTACCTCGTCTGCGACACCGAGGCCGGTCGGCGGACCTTCCGGGTCGACCGCGTGTCGTCCGCCGACCCGACCGGCGACCCCGTGCGCCGACCCGACGACTTCGACCTCGCCGCGAGCTGGCGCGAGATCGCCGACGAGGTCGACCGCAGGCGAACGCCCCTCGAGGCCCGGGCGACCTGCGCGCCCGACGGGCTGGCGCGGCTCCGGATGGTGCTCCGCGACCGGCTGGAGGTCGGCGGCCCCACGACCGACGGCCGCGTCGAGGTCGTGATCCGCGGCTACAACGAGTACGCGCTCGCCGGCGAGCTCGCCGGGCTGGTCGAGTGGCTGGAGGTGACCGGCCCCGAGGAGGTGCGGGACCGCCTGGCGTCGATCGGCGAAGCACTCGTCGAACGGTACGGCTGA
- a CDS encoding anti-sigma factor RsbA family regulatory protein, with amino-acid sequence MTTTHADAPGGFVHPAVFYASDEDYLDLLVPFMTDGLERGHAVAAAVPGARVLLLRDALGDAADDVLLLDMRVEGRNPGRIIPAVLRRFADAHRDAHVRIVGEPIWAGRTDTEYPACAQHEALINFAFAGRDVTIACPYDTTALTEDVLADALATHPLLWDTARRSDSDRYAPADVVDRYNRPVAPAAERCTLSVTTTAGIRDARRLATAEARRRGLPDERTGEFALITTELVTNSLRHTGSGCLLTVWNDADHLVCTVEDTGRLTDPLAGRRPVAPGQEGGRGLLVVNTLADLVRVHTCDQGTAVHAFLCLAG; translated from the coding sequence GTGACGACCACCCACGCCGACGCCCCGGGCGGTTTCGTCCACCCCGCCGTGTTCTACGCCTCCGACGAGGACTACCTCGACCTGCTGGTCCCGTTCATGACCGACGGCCTCGAACGGGGCCACGCGGTGGCGGCGGCGGTGCCCGGCGCCAGGGTGCTGCTGCTGCGCGACGCGCTGGGCGACGCCGCCGACGACGTGCTACTGCTCGACATGCGGGTCGAGGGCCGCAACCCCGGCCGGATCATCCCCGCGGTGCTGCGCCGCTTCGCCGACGCGCACCGGGACGCGCACGTGCGCATCGTCGGCGAACCGATCTGGGCCGGCCGCACGGACACCGAGTACCCCGCCTGCGCGCAGCACGAAGCGCTGATCAACTTCGCCTTCGCCGGGCGCGACGTCACCATCGCCTGCCCCTACGACACCACGGCGCTCACCGAGGACGTCCTCGCCGACGCCCTGGCCACCCACCCCCTGCTGTGGGACACCGCCCGGCGCTCCGACAGCGACCGCTACGCCCCCGCCGACGTCGTCGACCGCTACAACCGCCCGGTCGCCCCCGCCGCGGAGAGGTGCACGCTGTCCGTCACCACCACGGCCGGCATCCGCGACGCCCGCCGGCTGGCCACCGCCGAGGCGCGGCGGCGCGGACTGCCCGACGAGCGCACCGGGGAGTTCGCCCTCATCACCACCGAGCTGGTGACCAACAGCCTCCGGCACACCGGCTCGGGCTGCCTGCTGACCGTCTGGAACGACGCCGACCACCTCGTCTGCACCGTGGAGGACACCGGCCGGCTGACCGACCCGCTCGCCGGGCGCCGGCCCGTCGCCCCCGGCCAGGAGGGCGGCCGCGGCCTGTTGGTGGTCAACACCCTCGCGGACCTCGTCCGCGTGCACACCTGTGACCAGGGCACGGCCGTGCACGCGTTCCTGTGCCTGGCCGGGTAG
- a CDS encoding STAS domain-containing protein, translating to MTTALDITTAALPDGTRVLKVVGEIDMSNNDVFAAAVAEGVAAGAPLVVDLTAVGYLDSSALHSLFAHADDIRVRTGPLLRPVLTVSGLTELTTVEVVPSDGP from the coding sequence GTGACCACTGCGCTGGACATCACCACCGCCGCCCTGCCCGACGGCACCCGCGTGCTCAAGGTCGTCGGCGAGATCGACATGAGCAACAACGACGTGTTCGCCGCGGCGGTGGCCGAAGGCGTCGCCGCGGGCGCCCCGCTGGTGGTCGACCTGACGGCGGTGGGCTACCTGGACAGCAGCGCGCTGCACTCCCTGTTCGCCCACGCCGACGACATCCGCGTCCGGACCGGTCCGCTGCTGCGACCGGTGCTCACCGTCTCCGGGCTGACCGAGCTGACCACCGTGGAAGTCGTCCCCTCCGATGGTCCCTGA
- a CDS encoding dihydrodipicolinate synthase family protein → MSSGPASLRGVVVATALPFKENPAAPAGLEVDFDRYAEHCDWLMANGCHGIGANGSLGEYSALTDAERREVVRVAVAAVGDRGVVVAGVHGPGWHQARHWAELAAEDGAHGVLALPPTTYRADHAQVVEHYARIDEVGLPIMIYNNPIDTKVDLVPELVAEIAELPNVTAVKEFSGDVRRLFQIAELCDVDVVVGADDVLFELMADGAVGWFAGFPNVFPAESAALYEHLLAGRLTEARELYRHLVALFRWDSRTEFVQAIKLCMDEVGRYGGPCRPPRGPLTADHAARVRADLRRAVAGIEASRTAEVV, encoded by the coding sequence ATGAGTTCCGGACCGGCATCCCTGCGCGGGGTCGTCGTCGCCACCGCCCTGCCGTTCAAGGAGAACCCCGCCGCGCCCGCCGGCCTGGAGGTCGACTTCGACCGCTACGCCGAGCACTGCGACTGGCTGATGGCCAACGGCTGCCACGGCATCGGCGCCAACGGCTCGCTCGGCGAGTACTCCGCGCTGACCGACGCCGAGCGCCGCGAGGTCGTCAGGGTCGCCGTGGCCGCGGTAGGCGACCGAGGCGTCGTCGTGGCGGGCGTGCACGGTCCCGGCTGGCACCAGGCCAGGCACTGGGCCGAGCTGGCCGCCGAGGACGGCGCCCACGGCGTGCTCGCCCTGCCACCCACGACGTACCGGGCCGACCACGCGCAGGTGGTCGAGCACTACGCCAGGATCGACGAGGTCGGCCTGCCGATCATGATCTACAACAACCCGATCGACACCAAGGTCGACCTGGTGCCGGAACTGGTCGCCGAGATCGCCGAGCTGCCCAACGTCACCGCCGTCAAGGAGTTCAGCGGCGACGTGCGCAGGCTCTTCCAGATCGCCGAGCTGTGCGACGTCGACGTGGTCGTGGGCGCCGACGACGTGCTCTTCGAGCTGATGGCCGACGGCGCCGTCGGCTGGTTCGCGGGCTTCCCCAACGTCTTCCCCGCCGAGTCCGCCGCCCTCTACGAGCACCTGCTCGCGGGCCGCCTCACCGAGGCCAGGGAGCTGTACCGGCACCTCGTCGCGCTGTTCCGCTGGGACTCGCGCACCGAGTTCGTGCAGGCGATCAAGCTGTGCATGGACGAGGTCGGCCGCTACGGCGGGCCGTGCCGCCCGCCGCGCGGCCCGCTCACCGCCGACCACGCCGCGCGGGTGCGGGCGGACCTGCGCCGGGCCGTCGCCGGCATCGAGGCGTCGCGCACCGCCGAGGTGGTCTGA
- a CDS encoding alpha/beta fold hydrolase: MSDPIDFPRPTLVPVNGVELEVFEAGRENAGRPVVLCHGWPEHAFSWRHQVPALVAAGYHVIVPNQRGYGNSSRPAEVADYDIAHLSGDLVALLDHYGYEDATFVGHDWGAFVVWGLTLLHPGRVNGVVALSLPYQERGETPWIEFMEAVFGADFYFVHFNRQPGVADAVLDEHAARFLRNAFRKDVPPQPPQPGMAMIDLARAEAPLGEPVMSDGELAVFISAFESTGFTSSINWYRNLDRNWRLLADADPVIRQPALMIYGDRDTIPRFERLPEFVPAVEVVGLDCGHWIQQEKPAETNRAILEWLARQAAARGVSGKGAGLLRLRDTP, from the coding sequence ATGTCCGACCCGATCGACTTTCCCCGGCCCACCCTCGTCCCCGTCAACGGTGTGGAGCTGGAGGTCTTCGAAGCGGGCCGGGAGAACGCGGGACGGCCCGTCGTGCTCTGCCACGGCTGGCCGGAGCACGCCTTCTCCTGGCGCCACCAGGTGCCGGCGCTGGTCGCGGCGGGCTACCACGTGATCGTCCCGAACCAGCGCGGCTACGGCAACTCGTCCCGCCCGGCCGAGGTGGCGGACTACGACATCGCGCACCTGTCGGGCGACCTCGTCGCGCTCCTCGACCACTACGGCTACGAGGACGCCACCTTCGTCGGCCACGACTGGGGCGCGTTCGTCGTCTGGGGCCTGACCCTGCTGCACCCGGGCCGGGTGAACGGCGTGGTGGCGCTGAGCCTGCCCTACCAGGAGCGCGGGGAGACGCCCTGGATCGAGTTCATGGAGGCCGTGTTCGGCGCCGACTTCTACTTCGTCCACTTCAACCGGCAACCGGGCGTCGCGGACGCCGTGCTCGACGAGCACGCGGCCCGGTTCCTGCGCAACGCGTTCCGCAAGGACGTGCCCCCGCAACCGCCTCAGCCGGGCATGGCGATGATCGACCTCGCCAGGGCGGAGGCGCCTCTCGGCGAACCGGTCATGAGCGACGGCGAACTGGCCGTCTTCATCTCCGCCTTCGAGTCGACGGGCTTCACGAGCAGCATCAACTGGTACCGCAACCTCGACCGCAACTGGCGCCTGCTGGCCGACGCGGACCCGGTCATCCGGCAACCCGCGCTCATGATCTACGGCGACCGCGACACGATCCCGAGGTTCGAGCGCCTGCCGGAGTTCGTGCCCGCCGTGGAGGTGGTCGGCCTGGACTGCGGCCACTGGATCCAGCAGGAGAAGCCGGCCGAGACGAACCGGGCGATCCTGGAGTGGCTGGCCCGGCAGGCCGCCGCCCGGGGCGTGTCCGGCAAGGGCGCCGGGCTCCTCCGCCTCCGCGACACCCCGTGA
- a CDS encoding GntR family transcriptional regulator, with the protein MGPSTINPVAAGASLRGSVEDAVAAAIVSGELAPGTLVTAPTLAARFGVSATPVREAMLNLRKRGFVDVVRNKGFRITEVSEQDLWEIVRLRQQLEAPPMREIARTLQPSTAAELRVKAQAIVDAAAAADLAGYLAADLTFHLRLLELHGNRRLVAIVEDLRQQTRMVGLAGMVGTPELARSAAEHHSLVDLLEARDGRGAEALLTAHIGHVLGWWSGNSED; encoded by the coding sequence GTGGGTCCGTCGACCATCAACCCGGTGGCCGCGGGCGCGAGCCTGCGCGGCTCGGTGGAGGACGCGGTCGCCGCCGCCATCGTCTCGGGTGAGCTGGCGCCGGGAACCCTGGTCACCGCGCCCACCCTCGCGGCCCGGTTCGGGGTGTCCGCCACCCCGGTGCGGGAGGCGATGCTCAACCTGCGCAAGCGCGGGTTCGTCGACGTGGTGCGCAACAAGGGCTTCCGCATCACGGAGGTCAGCGAGCAGGACCTGTGGGAGATCGTGCGGCTGCGCCAGCAGCTGGAGGCGCCGCCGATGCGGGAGATCGCCCGGACGTTGCAGCCCTCGACCGCCGCCGAGCTGCGGGTGAAGGCCCAGGCCATCGTGGACGCCGCCGCGGCGGCCGACCTGGCCGGCTACCTGGCGGCCGACCTGACCTTCCACCTGAGGTTGCTGGAGCTGCACGGCAACCGCCGGCTCGTCGCGATCGTGGAGGACCTGCGCCAGCAGACGCGCATGGTCGGGCTGGCCGGCATGGTCGGCACGCCCGAGCTGGCCAGGTCCGCCGCCGAGCACCACAGCCTGGTCGACCTCCTGGAGGCCCGGGACGGTCGGGGGGCGGAAGCGCTGCTGACCGCCCACATCGGCCACGTGCTCGGCTGGTGGAGCGGCAACTCCGAGGACTGA
- a CDS encoding FAD-dependent oxidoreductase, translating into MPDVLVVGGGPAGMTAALAARRHGAERVVLLEADDDVGGQYWRHPPAGRADPDEGEWHHHWQRFVSLRAALLRDPGCEVVTNAHVWSVDRRDGMPPLVHALVGEPDGQDRAQRTFDPAALVLATGAHERTLPFPGWDLPGVFTAGAAQALAKGERVAVGRRVLVAGSGPFLLPVVAGLIRVGAQVVGVVEASGPARLAKGWGAKPWRLAGVGVGGKAVELAGYLRVLAAHRVPCRTGAAVVAAHGVDRVQAVTVARLNPDWSPVAGSGRRIEVDAVCVGHGFVPRAELAIAAGCALDGHGAVEVDDRQRTSVPGVLTAGELTGIGGVDLALAEGLVAGAVAAGGEPAPAALRRRAVFREFATRLAAAHATGPGWRSWLDDTTVVCRCEDVTAGALRRAAGSTRSRGLRSLKLTTRAGLGLCQGRTCGRTVEDLLTGVLDPGRTANRPIAVPLRLGELADHGRTGNREDVP; encoded by the coding sequence GTGCCTGACGTCCTCGTGGTCGGCGGCGGACCCGCCGGGATGACCGCCGCGCTCGCCGCCCGCCGCCACGGCGCGGAGCGGGTCGTCCTCCTCGAAGCCGACGACGACGTCGGCGGCCAGTACTGGCGGCACCCGCCCGCCGGGCGCGCCGACCCCGACGAGGGGGAGTGGCACCACCACTGGCAGCGCTTCGTCTCGCTGCGCGCCGCCCTGCTGCGCGACCCCGGCTGCGAGGTCGTCACGAACGCCCACGTGTGGTCCGTCGACCGCCGCGACGGCATGCCCCCGCTCGTGCACGCCCTCGTCGGCGAGCCCGACGGGCAGGACCGCGCCCAGCGCACCTTCGACCCGGCCGCGCTCGTCCTGGCCACCGGCGCCCACGAGCGCACCCTGCCGTTCCCCGGCTGGGACCTGCCCGGCGTCTTCACCGCGGGCGCCGCGCAGGCGCTGGCCAAGGGCGAGCGGGTGGCCGTCGGCCGGCGCGTCCTCGTCGCGGGCTCCGGCCCGTTCCTGCTGCCCGTCGTGGCCGGCTTGATCCGGGTCGGCGCGCAGGTCGTCGGCGTGGTCGAAGCCTCCGGTCCGGCACGGCTCGCGAAGGGCTGGGGCGCCAAGCCGTGGCGGCTGGCCGGCGTCGGCGTCGGCGGCAAGGCCGTCGAGCTGGCGGGTTACCTGCGGGTGCTCGCCGCGCACCGCGTCCCCTGCCGGACGGGCGCGGCCGTCGTCGCCGCCCACGGCGTCGACCGCGTCCAGGCCGTCACCGTCGCCCGGCTGAACCCCGACTGGTCGCCGGTCGCCGGCTCCGGGCGGCGGATCGAGGTCGACGCCGTCTGCGTCGGCCACGGCTTCGTCCCGCGCGCCGAACTCGCCATCGCGGCGGGCTGCGCGCTCGACGGGCACGGCGCCGTCGAGGTCGACGACCGGCAGCGGACCTCCGTGCCCGGCGTCCTCACCGCGGGCGAGCTGACCGGCATCGGCGGCGTCGACCTGGCGCTCGCCGAGGGCCTGGTCGCCGGGGCCGTGGCCGCCGGGGGAGAACCCGCCCCCGCCGCACTGCGCCGCCGCGCGGTCTTCCGCGAGTTCGCCACCCGGCTCGCCGCCGCCCACGCCACCGGGCCGGGCTGGCGGTCCTGGTTGGACGACACCACGGTGGTCTGCCGCTGCGAGGACGTCACCGCCGGCGCCCTGCGCCGGGCCGCCGGGTCGACCCGCTCCCGGGGCTTGCGCTCGCTCAAGCTCACCACCCGCGCCGGCCTCGGCCTGTGCCAGGGCCGCACCTGCGGCCGGACCGTCGAGGACCTGCTCACCGGCGTGCTCGACCCGGGCCGCACCGCCAACCGACCCATCGCCGTGCCGCTGCGCCTCGGCGAGCTGGCCGACCACGGCCGCACCGGCAACCGAGAGGACGTCCCATGA
- a CDS encoding STAS domain-containing protein: MGHQGPGATAAVASAVVEGVPVLHVTGEIDMDTTRAVRRDLLEWLEGAGPAAVLDLTGVTFMASSGLALLAEIDQHTERSGTAFVIVATQHSVLRPLRMTGMDEVFDLHSDVRDAALAVRGASEDTADLQR, from the coding sequence ATGGGCCACCAGGGTCCTGGCGCGACCGCGGCGGTGGCGTCCGCCGTGGTCGAGGGCGTGCCGGTGCTGCACGTCACCGGCGAGATCGACATGGACACCACGCGGGCGGTGCGCCGGGACCTGCTGGAGTGGCTGGAGGGCGCCGGCCCCGCCGCGGTGCTCGACCTGACCGGGGTGACCTTCATGGCCTCCAGCGGCCTCGCGCTGCTGGCGGAGATCGACCAGCACACCGAGCGCTCGGGCACCGCGTTCGTCATCGTCGCCACCCAGCACTCCGTCCTGCGCCCCCTGCGCATGACCGGCATGGACGAGGTGTTCGACCTGCACTCCGACGTGCGTGACGCCGCACTGGCCGTGCGCGGGGCTTCGGAGGACACCGCGGACTTGCAGCGCTGA